In Lotus japonicus ecotype B-129 chromosome 5, LjGifu_v1.2, one genomic interval encodes:
- the LOC130720026 gene encoding zinc finger BED domain-containing protein RICESLEEPER 2-like, translated as MASGNPNRTPRSLVQKKGGGTKPLESPRMIWTAKIECQERNKALFEANVCNHDECFNIEALMDRSGTPFLFSDPNFIVFEHGFREPEQNPSEPCAGGAKPLESLRMIWTAKIERQERDKALFEANDGTVEFTPEEIEGLLLEKMQRGNPLQMVDFIKRLKLCLRWYKRVEEGYVQKIEKLESDLQYAEKRCMDTDSQMSTPLESNPIVVEVNEHVQPEASQQQDNAQDGEQVQDQVGEELVTKKKRKKTSPVWADFDEIEITGGAKKAVCRYCKEKLSTGGKGASTSHLRRHSEICLQRRVHLASEKKQSTIPFQPCNSGNPFLNSGARYNNEKMREIIASAIMVHEMPFSMVENDVWMWAFQYANSDFQKVTRKTIRNDCLALYEMEKRNLKALLKSVNKISLTTDMWKSSHQVAEYMVVTGHFIDAGWKLQKRVLSFVKVPAPRRGVDVADAIFKCLKVWGIENKIFSISVDNAAYNDKCLKNLKENLSGNKLFLDGALFHVRCCAHILNLLVQDGLSKIKSVIVNIRESVKYINYNDARLKAFCDVVEQKRLKERKLVIDCPTRWNSTFQMLSTSLKFKTALAAYKEREPHYVYSPSLEDWSKVEKICKLLEVFDLATHVISGSEYPTANLYLAEVWRVKQVIDNASEDEDDFMREMAAPMKEKFDKYWGECNLLMAIASVLDPRCKFHIVDICFPLIYKPENVAMENISKVRTSLEKLYDEYVSMSIEESSFVAANSNDGGNNVTSSTESGSSFVTGFDQIMNLVREKEAVPPMKSELQAYFDEGVYVPDGNNNSFCALEWWRNNSLKYKVLSKMAADILAIPISTVASESTFSAGGRVIDEFRSRLNEKSIEALICGGDWLRHKYNLMKKPKVGEVNEEINLKI; from the exons ATGGCTTCCGGGAACCCGAACAGAACCCCTCGGAGCCTTGTGCAGAAAAAGGGAGGTGGTACTAAACCACTTGAGTCGCCGCGGATGATATGGACCGCCAAAATAGAGTGTCAAGAACGTAACAAAGCTCTATTTGAAGCTAAT GTTTGCAACCATGATGAATGCTTTAACATAGAAGCACTTATGGATCGTTCCGGTACACCATTTCTCTTCTCTGATCCCAATTTCATCGTTTTCGAACATGGCTTCCGGGAACCCGAACAGAACCCCTCGGAGCCTTGTGCAGGTGGTGCTAAACCACTCGAGTCGTTGCGGATGATATGGACCGCCAAAATAGAGCGTCAAGAACGTGACAAAGCTCTATTTGAAGCTAATGACGGCACTGTTGAGTTTACCCCAGAGGAGATTGAAGGGTTGCTGCTTGAGAAGATGCAGAGGGGGAATCCCTTGCAGATGGTGGATTTCATTAAGCGGCTTAAGCTTTGCCTCCGATGGTATAAGAGAGTTGAAGAAGGATATGTGCAAAAGATAGAAAAGCTTGAGAGTGATCTACAATATGCTGAGAAGAGATGCATGGACACTG ATTCACAAATGTCTACTCCACTTGAGAGCAATCCTATTGTTGTTGAGGTGAACGAGCATGTCCAACCAGAGGCAAGTCAACAGCAAGATAACGCACAAGATGGTGAACAAGTCCAAGATCAGGTCGGTGAAGAATTGGTAACcaagaaaaagaggaagaaaacaTCTCCAGTTTGGGCAGATTTTGATGAAATTGAAATTACCGGGGGTGCAAAGAAAGCAGTTTGCAGATATTGCAAAGAGAAATTGTCTACAGGTGGGAAAGGAGCCAGTACTAGCCATCTGAGAAGACATTCAGAAATTTGCTTACAAAGGAGAGTGCATTTGGCTAGTGAAAAGAAGCAAAGTACCATACCATTTCAGCCTTGTAACTCAGGTAACCCGTTTCTGAATTCTGGTGCTAGATACAATAATGAAAAGATGAGGGAAATCATTGCTTCTGCTATTATGGTTCATGAAATGCCGTTTAGTATGGTTGagaatgatgtttggatgtGGGCTTTCCAGTATGCAAATTCAGATTTTCAAAAGGTAACTCGTAAAACCATAAGAAATGATTGTTTAGCTTTATATGAGATGGAGAAGAGAAACTTGAAGGCATTGCTGAAAAGTGTGAATAAGATTAGTTTGACAACAGATATGTGGAAGTCAAGCCACCAAGTAGCTGAATATATGGTGGTTACAGGTCACTTCATTGATGCCGGGTGGAAGCTTCAGAAGAGAGTTTTGAGTTTTGTGAAAGTGCCAGCTCCTAGGCGTGGGGTTGATGTGGCTGACGCCATTTTCAAGTGTTTAAAAGTTTGGGGGATTGAGAATAAAATTTTTTCCATATCTGTTGATAATGCAGCTTACAATGATAAATGCTTAAAAAATCTCAAGGAGAACTTATCAGGCAATAAGTTATTTCTTGATGGTGCTTTGTTTCATGTTAGGTGCTGTGCTCACATATTAAATTTGTTGGTGCAAGATGGCTTAAGCAAAATCAAGAGTGTCATTGTCAATATTCGTGAAAGTGTGAAATATATCAACTACAATGATGCAAGGTTAAAGGCCTTTTGTGATGTGGTTGAACAGAAACGCTTGAAGGAAAGGAAGCTTGTTATTGATTGTCCAACAAGATGGAATTCAACATTTCAGATGTTGTCTACTTCTTTGAAATTCAAGACCGCCTTGGCTGCATACAAGGAAAGAGAGCCGCATTATGTTTATTCACCTTCACTTGAAGATTGGAGCAAAGTTGAGAAGATTTGCAAACTTCTAGAAGTGTTTGATCTAGCTACTCATGTAATCTCAGGTAGTGAGTATCCAACTGCTAATTTATATCTTGCTGAAGTTTGGAGAGTTAAACAAGTAATTGACAATGCGtctgaggatgaagatgacTTCATGAGAGAAATGGCAGCcccaatgaaagaaaaatttgaCAAATACTGGGGTGAGTGCAATTTGCTTATGGCTATTGCGAGTGTTTTAGATCCTAGGTGTAAATTTCACATTGTTGATATATGCTTTCCATTGATATATAAACCTGAAAATGTTGCCATGGAGAATATAAGTAAGGTTAGAACTTCATTGGAAAAGTTATATGATGAGTATGTGTCTATGAGTATTGAGGAGTCATCCTTTGTGGCTGCGAATTCAAATGATGGTGGTAACAATGTAACATCCTCAACTGAATCTGGATCTTCATTTGTCACTGGATTTGACCAAATTATGAATCTTGTGCGTGAAAAGGAAGCGGTTCCCCCAATGAAGTCAGAACTACAAGCTTATTTTGATGAAGGTGTTTATGTTCCCGATGGTAATAATAACTCATTTTGTGCATTGGAATGGTGGAGGAACAACAGCTTAAAGTATAAGGTCTTATCCAAGATGGCCGCTGATATACTGGCTATACCTATCTCCACAGTGGCATCTGAGTCTACATTTAGTGCTGGAGGGCGAGTAATTGATGAATTTCGTTCTAGATTGAATGAAAAATCTATTGAAGCACTCATCTGTGGAGGGGATTGGCTGCGTCATAAGTATAATTTGATGAAGAAGCCAAAG gtGGGTGAAGTGAATGAGGAGATCAACTTGAAGATCTAA
- the LOC130718926 gene encoding dihydroorotate dehydrogenase (quinone), mitochondrial: MAACSSRKLLRDVLVKRVFSNRIPCAKCFSSAPQSAPKIGYYSKKGRLFTGATIGLLIAGGAYVSTVDEATFCGWLFNATKLVNPFFALLDAEIAHNLAVLAAARGWVPREKRPDPSSLGLEVWGRKFSNPVGLAAGFDKNAVAVDGLLSLGFGFVEVGSVTPVPQEGNPRPRIFRLQSEGAVINRYGFNSEGIVAVAKRLGAQHGKRKLDETQSSSTSSNNEVKHGGKAGPGILGVNLGKNKTSEDAAADYVQGVHTLSQFADYLVINVSSPNTPGLRMLQGRKQLKDLVKKVQAARDEMQWGEEGPPPLLVKIAPDLSKEDLEDIAAVALALNLDGLIISNTTISRPDPVSRDPLASEAGGLSGKPLFNLSTNILKEMYTLTRGKVPLIGCGGISSGEDAYKKIRAGATLVQLYTAFAYGGPALIPQIKAELAACLERDGFKSVLDAVGADCR, from the exons ATGGCCGCATGTTCTTCTAGGAAGCTACTGAGAGATGTTTTAGTCAAAAGGGTATTCTCGAATCGAATCCCTTGCGCTAAATGTTTTTCTTCTGCACCACAAAGTGCTCCTAAGATCGGTTATTATTCGAAGAAG GGAAGGTTGTTTACAGGAGCTACCATAGGCCTACTTATAGCTGGGGGAGCTTATGTGAGTACTGTGGATGAAGCTACTTTCTG TGGATGGTTGTTCAATGCAACAAAACTTGTGAATCCCTTTTTCGCTTTGCTGGATGCTGAGATTGCACACAATCTTGCCGTCTTAGCTGCAGCTCGTGGTTGGGTTCCAAGGGAGAAGAGGCCTGACCCGTCAAGCTTAGGGCTTGAGGTTTGGGGAAGAAAGTTCTCCAATCCAGTAGGTCTTGCTGCAGGCTTTGATAAAAATGCTGTGGCTGTAGATGGTTTACTTAGTTTGGGCTTTGGCTTTGTAGAGGTTGGCTCTGTTACTCCGGTCCCTCAGGAAGGCAATCCAAGGCCTCGTATCTTCAGGTTGCAAAGTGAAGG TGCTGTTATAAATAGATATGGCTTTAATAGTGAAGGAATTGTTGCTGTTGCAAAGCGGTTAGGTGCTCAGCATGGTAAGAGAAAACTAGATGAAACTCAAAGCAGTTCAACTTCTTCCAATAATGAAGTCAAACATGGTGGAAAGGCTGGCCCTGGCATTCTTGGTGTCAATCTTGGCAAGAACAAGACAAGTGAAGATGCTGCAGCAGACTATGTTCAAGGGGTTCATACATTGTCTCAATTTGCTGATTACTTG gtGATTAATGTTTCGTCTCCAAATACCCCTGGCTTGCGCATGCTTCAAGGAAGAAAGCAATTGAAGGATCTTGTGAAGAAG GTTCAAGCTGCTCGTGATGAAATGCAATGGGGTGAGGAGGGTCCCCCTCCATTGCTGGTAAAAATTGCTCCAGATTTATCAAAAGAAGACCTTGAAGATATTGCTGCA GTTGCCTTGGCTCTTAACTTGGATGGACTG ATTATATCAAATACAACTATTTCAAGACCAGATCCTGTCAGCAGAGATCCATTGGCTTCAGAAGCTGGTGGCTTGAGTGGGAAGCCTCTCTTCAATCTCTCTACCAATATCTTGAAGGAGATGTATACCTTGACAAGG GGCAAAGTTCCTTTGATTGGCTGCGGGGGCATTAGCAG TGGGGAGGATGCATACAAGAAAATACGAGCCGGAGCAACTCTTGTTCAGCTCTACACGGCATTTGCTTATGGGGGACCTGCACTTATTCCTCAGATTAAG GCTGAATTAGCTGCATGCCTGGAAAGAGATGGTTTCAAATCAGTTCTTGATGCAGTTGGTGCAGATTGCAGATGA